Proteins encoded in a region of the Halarcobacter mediterraneus genome:
- a CDS encoding ABC transporter ATP-binding protein → MSEKKTIIEFKDLVKTYGKGEAKTYALNKVSFSIKKGEFVAIMGASGSGKSTSMNMIGCLDSPTSGQYLFDGINVEKLNRNQMALIRRNYLGFVFQGFNLLGRTSALENVELPLIYRKVPVKQRKMMAFEALKKVGLESVVHHTPAELSGGQQQRVAIARAIVTNPLVLLADEPTGNLDSIKSIETMDLLRKLNEESGITIIMVTHEDEMAKYASRIIYFRDGHIEDSLKKGYK, encoded by the coding sequence ATGAGTGAAAAAAAGACGATAATTGAATTTAAAGACTTAGTAAAAACCTATGGAAAAGGTGAAGCTAAAACTTATGCTTTAAATAAGGTTAGTTTTTCAATCAAAAAAGGCGAATTTGTAGCTATTATGGGGGCAAGTGGTAGTGGTAAATCTACTTCTATGAATATGATAGGTTGTTTAGATTCTCCTACTAGTGGTCAATATCTATTTGATGGAATAAATGTAGAAAAATTGAATAGAAATCAAATGGCACTAATAAGAAGAAATTATTTAGGGTTTGTTTTTCAAGGTTTTAATTTGCTTGGAAGAACAAGTGCTTTAGAAAATGTTGAGTTACCTTTAATTTATAGAAAAGTTCCTGTAAAACAAAGAAAAATGATGGCCTTTGAAGCTTTAAAAAAAGTAGGTTTAGAAAGTGTAGTTCATCATACTCCAGCAGAGCTTTCAGGAGGACAACAACAACGGGTGGCAATTGCAAGAGCAATAGTTACAAATCCTTTAGTTCTCTTAGCAGATGAACCAACAGGAAATCTTGATAGTATTAAGAGTATAGAAACAATGGATTTATTAAGAAAGTTAAATGAAGAATCAGGGATTACAATTATTATGGTAACCCATGAAGATGAAATGGCAAAATATGCAAGTAGAATAATATATTTTAGAGATGGTCATATTGAAGATAGTTTGAAAAAAGGATATAAATAA
- a CDS encoding efflux RND transporter periplasmic adaptor subunit, giving the protein MDSTLQEQLYAHNKKSSKKKYIWILAVLILTFFFIYLFLIKQDNTNEEISYNTQKLKKGDLQVTVMATGNLNPTNSVDIGIEVSGTINEIYVDFNDNVEVGQVLAKLDTTKLKSQVDSSKASLSISKANLKESEVNVKNKKLIYTRTSNMFKQSKGKYPSINDVDDARFSYESAQASYEAAKARVLQAEYNLKTDEENLGKAVVKSSIKGIVLNRAVEVGQTVAASMSTPTLFTLAKDLSKMDLIVSIDEADVADIKEGLNVTFTVDAYPKETFKGKIKQVRFNPVEEGGVVTYETIVLVENEKLLLRPGMTASAKIITKELKNKLLVPNSALRFKPTAKLEKKERGVSLVGPPRRKRAERKPKELGKATFKAVYILENNQIKRVMVKVLETDGKFTSIESKKLKVDDEIIVSQKSN; this is encoded by the coding sequence ATGGATTCAACTTTACAAGAGCAATTATATGCACATAATAAAAAAAGCTCGAAGAAAAAATATATATGGATATTAGCTGTTTTAATTTTAACTTTCTTTTTTATTTATTTATTTCTTATAAAACAAGATAATACTAATGAAGAAATCTCTTATAATACTCAAAAGTTAAAAAAAGGTGATTTACAAGTAACAGTTATGGCTACAGGAAACTTAAATCCTACAAATAGTGTTGATATTGGTATTGAAGTTTCTGGAACAATAAATGAAATTTATGTTGACTTTAATGATAATGTTGAAGTAGGGCAAGTTTTAGCAAAACTAGATACTACTAAACTTAAATCACAAGTTGATAGTTCTAAAGCTTCTTTATCTATTTCAAAGGCAAATTTAAAAGAAAGTGAAGTTAATGTAAAAAATAAAAAGTTAATTTATACAAGAACTTCTAATATGTTTAAACAGTCAAAAGGAAAATATCCTTCAATAAATGATGTTGATGATGCAAGATTTTCTTATGAAAGCGCTCAAGCTTCTTATGAAGCAGCAAAAGCCAGAGTTTTACAAGCTGAATATAATCTAAAAACAGATGAAGAAAATTTAGGAAAAGCAGTTGTAAAGTCTTCGATTAAAGGAATTGTTTTAAATAGGGCAGTAGAAGTTGGGCAAACAGTTGCAGCTTCAATGTCAACACCAACTTTATTTACTTTAGCAAAAGACTTATCTAAAATGGATTTAATAGTAAGTATTGATGAAGCAGATGTTGCAGATATTAAAGAAGGACTTAATGTTACTTTTACAGTTGATGCTTACCCTAAAGAGACTTTTAAAGGTAAAATAAAACAAGTAAGATTTAATCCTGTAGAAGAAGGTGGAGTAGTTACTTATGAAACTATAGTTTTGGTTGAAAATGAAAAGTTACTTCTAAGACCTGGAATGACTGCTAGTGCTAAAATTATTACTAAAGAGTTAAAAAATAAATTATTGGTACCAAATAGTGCTTTGAGATTTAAACCTACGGCAAAATTAGAAAAAAAAGAAAGAGGTGTGAGTCTTGTAGGTCCTCCAAGAAGAAAAAGAGCTGAAAGAAAACCAAAAGAATTAGGTAAAGCTACTTTTAAAGCTGTTTATATTTTAGAAAATAATCAAATAAAAAGAGTAATGGTTAAAGTTTTAGAAACAGATGGAAAATTTACAAGTATTGAATCAAAAAAACTTAAGGTAGATGATGAAATTATTGTTTCACAAAAGAGTAATTGA
- a CDS encoding TolC family protein, which produces MKKILLVGVLYTSLFADNLDILNKDKKELRELEKKILKEEHESSKNEWISPININSSLNRNHSFSEETNSLSKGVSLGFSQSIYESGGIEFTIKYANEKYKSDFLAWENQNKQILQTVYETLLEINKINIELKQSEYELKNKEIELTLKRIQYENGDTDITELNNAIMAKNSQFQQNVNLKNSLKQQELILAKYTNLKYDEISLINFDNIEKEKYLKKNIDLLYENSLVNLADTSYKKQKTNYLPKVSVSTSISYSHNENLVSDEKSDNTSGAIGLSLSMPLYDINKKPTLEKAKLEVIKQKLSLIDLKNEISKDFDETLTKIDTYREYNKIIEDNIKLYNDLIEVNQASNAVGMSSDYDLEILKNTKKINEYDLVINDINMQLEYAKLYFKIKVNN; this is translated from the coding sequence TTGAAAAAAATATTGCTTGTTGGGGTTTTATATACTTCCCTTTTTGCAGATAACTTAGATATTTTAAACAAAGACAAAAAAGAGTTAAGAGAACTTGAAAAGAAAATTTTAAAAGAGGAACATGAAAGTTCAAAAAATGAATGGATATCTCCTATAAATATAAATTCAAGTTTAAATAGAAATCATTCTTTTAGTGAAGAAACAAATAGTCTAAGTAAAGGTGTATCTTTGGGATTTTCTCAAAGTATATATGAATCAGGTGGAATAGAATTTACTATAAAGTATGCTAATGAAAAATATAAATCAGATTTTCTAGCTTGGGAAAATCAAAATAAACAGATTCTTCAAACAGTTTATGAAACTTTATTGGAAATAAATAAGATAAATATAGAATTAAAGCAAAGTGAGTATGAATTAAAAAATAAAGAAATAGAACTTACTTTAAAAAGAATTCAATATGAAAATGGTGATACTGATATTACAGAATTAAATAATGCAATTATGGCAAAAAATAGCCAATTTCAGCAAAATGTAAATCTAAAGAATTCTTTAAAGCAACAAGAATTAATCTTAGCTAAATATACAAATCTTAAATATGATGAAATATCATTAATAAATTTTGATAATATTGAAAAAGAAAAATATTTAAAGAAAAATATTGATTTATTATATGAAAACTCTTTAGTTAATTTAGCAGATACTTCTTATAAAAAGCAAAAAACAAATTATTTACCAAAAGTTAGTGTTTCCACTTCTATTTCTTATTCCCATAATGAAAACTTAGTAAGTGATGAAAAAAGTGATAATACTTCTGGGGCAATAGGGCTTAGTTTATCTATGCCTTTATATGATATCAATAAAAAACCAACTTTGGAAAAAGCAAAGCTAGAAGTTATTAAACAAAAACTTAGTCTAATAGATTTGAAAAATGAAATTTCAAAAGACTTTGATGAAACTTTAACAAAGATTGATACTTATAGAGAATATAACAAAATTATAGAAGATAATATAAAACTTTATAATGATTTAATAGAAGTAAATCAGGCATCAAATGCTGTAGGAATGTCATCTGATTATGATTTAGAGATATTAAAAAATACAAAAAAAATAAATGAGTATGATTTAGTAATAAATGATATAAATATGCAATTGGAATATGCAAAATTGTACTTTAAAATAAAGGTAAATAATTAA
- a CDS encoding cation:proton antiporter: MLGIIVWTLLIAIVVNLLLKKFHLPTIIGYILTGTIIAYVFDLHNAVNNHDLKEIAEFGVVFLMFTIGLEFSLEHLKRMRKEVFFTGSLQIIVTTIFVITICMLVFNFDFRTSLIIGAALSLSSTAIVLKTYNETNEIKKRHGQRILGILIMQDIAVIPILLMISLFAADGDQSVSFLIFKTTISALILLSLLYVVGKFLLEPFFEHVSKSKSDELFVASVLLIAIGASYLAHYFGFTYSLGAFVAGMMISETKFKHQVEADLTPFRNLLLGVFFITVGMQINFQVIANNILIILILLPVLVSLKYLIIYFLVRIDDTKRIAFKTALSLVQIGEFSLAILELARSRNLVDPTHAQILIVTIVISMILTPIILKNLSSIASKLLAEDTLVLPDTYNIDKDTKGHIVLLGYGHLGQEIASNLRIDGHNYVIIESNFKYFQMGYDDNEPIIYGNAAHKHLLESVNIKDACAVIVAINNPEKLHLVCEVINDLTHNTKTIVKVTRFSEKLELESLHLEHIIVEDDVVARALVEETKVCKVDFIKEQND; the protein is encoded by the coding sequence ATGCTAGGAATTATTGTTTGGACACTACTTATAGCAATAGTAGTTAATTTATTATTAAAAAAATTTCATTTACCTACAATAATTGGGTATATTTTAACAGGTACTATAATTGCTTATGTTTTTGATTTACATAATGCTGTAAATAATCATGATTTAAAAGAAATTGCAGAGTTTGGTGTTGTCTTTTTAATGTTTACAATTGGTTTGGAATTTTCTCTTGAACATCTAAAAAGAATGAGAAAAGAAGTTTTTTTTACAGGAAGTTTACAAATTATAGTAACTACCATTTTTGTAATTACTATTTGTATGTTAGTTTTTAATTTTGATTTTAGAACATCTTTGATTATCGGTGCTGCATTATCTTTATCTTCTACAGCCATTGTTTTAAAGACTTATAATGAAACTAATGAGATAAAAAAAAGACATGGACAAAGAATTCTTGGAATCTTAATTATGCAAGATATTGCTGTAATTCCAATTCTTTTAATGATATCACTTTTTGCTGCAGATGGTGACCAAAGTGTAAGCTTCTTAATCTTTAAAACAACTATTTCAGCATTGATTTTATTAAGTTTATTATATGTTGTAGGAAAGTTTTTATTGGAACCATTTTTTGAACATGTTTCAAAATCTAAATCCGATGAACTTTTTGTAGCTTCTGTTTTACTGATTGCAATTGGGGCTTCATATTTAGCCCATTATTTTGGTTTTACTTATTCTCTTGGTGCTTTCGTTGCAGGAATGATGATTAGTGAAACTAAATTTAAGCATCAAGTTGAAGCAGACCTTACACCCTTTAGAAATCTTTTATTAGGTGTATTTTTTATAACAGTTGGAATGCAAATTAACTTTCAAGTAATAGCAAATAATATTCTAATAATTTTGATTTTACTTCCAGTATTAGTATCTTTAAAATATTTAATTATTTATTTCTTAGTAAGAATTGATGATACTAAAAGAATTGCTTTTAAAACAGCACTTTCTTTAGTTCAAATAGGAGAATTTTCCCTTGCAATTTTAGAACTTGCAAGAAGCAGAAATCTTGTAGACCCAACTCATGCTCAAATTTTAATTGTAACAATTGTAATTTCAATGATATTAACACCAATTATTTTAAAAAATCTATCTTCAATTGCTTCAAAACTTTTAGCAGAGGATACCTTGGTTTTACCAGATACTTATAATATTGATAAAGATACAAAGGGACATATAGTATTACTTGGCTATGGACACTTAGGTCAAGAAATTGCAAGTAATTTAAGAATTGATGGACATAACTATGTAATTATAGAAAGTAATTTTAAGTATTTTCAAATGGGATATGATGATAATGAACCAATAATTTATGGAAATGCCGCTCATAAACATCTTTTAGAATCTGTTAATATAAAAGATGCTTGTGCTGTAATTGTTGCTATTAATAATCCAGAAAAACTTCATTTAGTATGTGAAGTTATTAATGATTTAACTCACAATACAAAAACAATAGTCAAAGTAACAAGATTTAGTGAAAAATTAGAATTAGAATCATTGCATTTAGAACATATTATTGTTGAAGATGATGTTGTTGCTCGTGCTTTAGTAGAAGAGACTAAAGTTTGTAAAGTAGATTTTATCAAAGAACAAAATGATTAA